In Bacteroidales bacterium, a genomic segment contains:
- a CDS encoding FKBP-type peptidyl-prolyl cis-trans isomerase, whose translation MKKLVIILICLIMSSEISMAQLPKKVKENLTYTTASGLQIKFLKYNSKNTQAKIGSKVAVHYTGKLTNDTVFDSSYGRGKPISFSIGAGSVIKGWEEGIAYMHEGDSAILTIPPALGYGESAMGSIPANSTLIFEVKLVSVNNPYDCTGKDTVTTASGLKYVVISKGRGIKVDSGMNVTAHYTGYFEDGKIFDSSVDRDEPITIPIGSGKVIKGWDEGITCLHVGDKAKLFIPYTLAYGEVARGPIPAKSNLIFDVEILKAEKKVDAVPYDVTGKDTLTTASGLKYIIVNAGTGEQAASGKTVKVHYSGYFLDGSLFDSSVEMGTPIEIVLGQGQVIKGWDEGITLLKAGTKARLIIPYQLGYGENAYGPIPAKSTLVFDVELIEVK comes from the coding sequence ATGAAAAAACTGGTAATAATTTTAATATGTTTAATTATGTCTTCTGAAATATCTATGGCTCAATTGCCGAAAAAAGTAAAAGAAAATTTAACTTACACAACTGCTTCAGGATTACAAATAAAATTTCTTAAATATAATTCTAAAAACACACAAGCAAAAATTGGAAGCAAGGTTGCCGTACATTATACCGGTAAGCTGACAAATGATACTGTTTTCGACAGTTCCTATGGCAGAGGAAAACCTATTTCATTTTCAATTGGAGCAGGAAGCGTGATTAAAGGATGGGAAGAAGGCATTGCTTATATGCATGAAGGCGACAGCGCTATATTAACTATTCCGCCGGCATTAGGTTATGGTGAAAGCGCTATGGGATCGATACCTGCTAATTCCACTTTGATATTTGAAGTAAAACTTGTTTCGGTAAACAATCCTTATGATTGCACCGGAAAAGATACCGTTACAACTGCATCTGGTTTAAAGTATGTTGTAATAAGCAAGGGCAGGGGAATTAAAGTAGATTCAGGAATGAATGTTACTGCGCATTATACCGGCTATTTTGAAGATGGGAAAATATTTGATTCCAGTGTTGACAGAGATGAACCGATAACTATTCCTATTGGAAGCGGAAAAGTAATTAAAGGATGGGATGAAGGAATAACCTGTTTGCATGTTGGCGATAAAGCAAAATTATTTATTCCATATACCTTAGCATATGGCGAAGTAGCACGCGGACCAATTCCTGCAAAATCAAATTTAATTTTTGATGTTGAAATATTAAAGGCTGAGAAAAAAGTTGATGCTGTTCCTTATGATGTTACAGGGAAAGATACCCTTACAACAGCATCGGGATTAAAATATATAATAGTTAATGCAGGAACAGGCGAACAAGCAGCCAGCGGGAAAACCGTGAAGGTGCATTATTCCGGTTATTTCCTTGATGGAAGTTTATTCGATTCTTCAGTTGAAATGGGTACACCCATAGAAATTGTTCTAGGACAAGGACAAGTAATTAAAGGCTGGGACGAAGGGATTACTTTACTTAAAGCTGGCACCAAAGCAAGATTAATAATTCCTTATCAGTTAGGTTATGGCGAAAATGCTTATGGCCCAATTCCTGCAAAATCAACGCTTGTATTCGATGTTGAACTTATTGAAGTGAAATAA
- a CDS encoding FKBP-type peptidyl-prolyl cis-trans isomerase, which yields MKTKTFYLAIIIIATIMTSCSKYSGFKESDTGLFYKFHVQNDDAQKAELGDVMTVKMSYCIQKNDSMLFTSDSLPEPSKLMLMKPDYNGDISEGLAMMAVGDSASFIVSADSFYFKNVGLKTLPEFIKAGTMLKFNVKLISIQKKADYEKEMKLKQEKYAAMLEELKAKEPETIKEYIKENKITAKPSATGLYYIETTKGTGVKPVKGQTVTVNYTGKFLDGTIFDSSEGREPIKFVIGNNEVIPGWEEGILLMKAGGKAKFIIPSELAYSSRGAGGLIKPYTPLLFEVELVTVK from the coding sequence ATGAAAACAAAAACTTTTTACCTGGCAATTATAATAATTGCAACCATTATGACATCGTGTTCCAAATATTCCGGTTTTAAGGAATCAGATACGGGTTTATTCTATAAATTTCATGTTCAGAATGATGATGCACAAAAAGCAGAATTAGGCGATGTGATGACCGTGAAAATGTCGTATTGTATCCAGAAAAACGATTCCATGCTGTTTACAAGCGATAGTCTTCCCGAACCATCAAAGCTTATGCTTATGAAACCTGATTATAATGGTGATATCAGCGAAGGATTGGCAATGATGGCTGTTGGTGATAGCGCTTCGTTTATTGTTTCGGCTGATTCTTTTTATTTTAAAAATGTAGGATTAAAAACCTTACCTGAATTTATTAAAGCCGGCACTATGCTTAAGTTTAATGTGAAACTGATAAGCATACAGAAAAAAGCTGATTATGAAAAAGAAATGAAATTAAAACAGGAAAAATATGCTGCAATGTTAGAAGAGCTTAAAGCAAAAGAACCTGAAACTATTAAAGAATATATTAAAGAAAATAAAATTACAGCTAAGCCTTCGGCAACAGGTCTTTATTATATAGAAACAACAAAAGGAACAGGCGTAAAACCAGTAAAAGGACAAACCGTTACAGTAAACTATACCGGTAAATTTCTTGACGGAACTATTTTCGATTCATCAGAAGGACGCGAGCCTATTAAGTTTGTGATTGGCAACAATGAAGTGATCCCGGGTTGGGAAGAAGGTATTTTATTGATGAAAGCCGGTGGTAAAGCAAAATTTATTATCCCTTCAGAACTTGCATATAGTTCAAGAGGTGCAGGTGGTTTGATAAAACCATACACCCCGCTTTTATTTGAAGTAGAACTGGTAACTGTAAAATAA
- a CDS encoding FKBP-type peptidyl-prolyl cis-trans isomerase: MNKTFSILMLFFICILASCGGSKKEKVKIIYTDSLKTPLANANKQLVKNEQEEIENFISRYKWNMKKTGTGLHYCIYKNGNGIKAEAGKIAKISFEVKLITGDVCYNSKDDGTKQFVIGKSNEISGLEEGILLMRVGDRAKFIIPSHLAFGLLGDEKKIPKRATLVYDVELIEIK, from the coding sequence GTGAATAAAACCTTTTCAATATTAATGCTGTTCTTTATTTGCATATTGGCTTCCTGTGGAGGAAGCAAAAAAGAAAAGGTCAAAATCATTTATACAGATTCCCTGAAAACCCCTTTAGCTAATGCTAATAAGCAGTTAGTAAAAAATGAACAGGAGGAAATTGAAAATTTCATATCGCGTTATAAATGGAATATGAAAAAAACAGGAACAGGATTGCATTATTGCATTTATAAAAATGGGAATGGTATTAAAGCTGAAGCCGGTAAAATTGCTAAAATATCATTTGAAGTGAAACTTATTACCGGTGATGTTTGTTACAACTCGAAAGATGATGGAACAAAACAATTTGTTATTGGAAAAAGTAATGAGATAAGCGGACTGGAAGAGGGTATCTTATTAATGAGAGTAGGCGATAGAGCAAAATTCATTATTCCTTCTCACCTGGCTTTCGGATTGCTGGGTGATGAAAAGAAAATTCCTAAAAGAGCTACTTTAGTTTATGATGTTGAATTAATAGAAATCAAATAA
- a CDS encoding bifunctional oligoribonuclease/PAP phosphatase NrnA, whose protein sequence is MKILDKGFVNNVAKALKENRKITIVSHVNPDGDAVGASLALYCLLVKEKYEVSVIIPNEIPSFLKWMPCCDKILITDSNLSESEKVISNAEVIFCLDFNNVNRLDGLVDAYKNSKAIKFLIDHHLEPTVFTDYSYSDHNVSSTSEIVWELIESLGKINDIDKAIAECIYVGMVTDTGSFSYSCNHVKMYNITAELFKLGIDGERIHRLVYDTFTENRMRLLGFCLSDKMKVFPEYQTAYISLTKEDLEKYNYQTGDSEGVVNYALSIKGIEMAVFFIERNENIKISFRSKGKVDVNEIARKYYDGGGHHNASGGYSYTSIPETLDNFEKLLPVIIKK, encoded by the coding sequence ATGAAAATATTGGATAAAGGATTTGTAAATAACGTAGCGAAAGCATTAAAAGAGAACAGGAAAATTACTATCGTGTCTCATGTAAACCCTGATGGTGATGCTGTTGGCGCTTCGCTTGCGCTATATTGCCTTCTGGTAAAAGAAAAATATGAGGTTAGTGTTATTATTCCAAATGAAATTCCTTCCTTTCTTAAATGGATGCCTTGCTGTGATAAAATTTTAATTACAGATTCCAATCTTTCCGAAAGTGAAAAGGTCATATCAAATGCTGAAGTTATTTTTTGTTTAGACTTTAATAATGTTAACAGGTTGGATGGCTTAGTTGACGCTTATAAAAATTCAAAAGCCATAAAATTCCTTATCGACCATCATTTGGAACCAACTGTTTTTACTGACTATTCATATTCTGATCATAACGTTTCTTCAACTTCTGAAATTGTATGGGAATTAATAGAATCTCTTGGAAAAATAAATGATATTGATAAAGCAATAGCTGAATGTATTTATGTTGGAATGGTAACCGATACCGGTTCTTTCAGTTATTCATGCAACCATGTAAAAATGTATAACATTACTGCCGAGTTGTTTAAATTAGGGATTGACGGAGAAAGGATTCACAGGCTGGTTTACGATACTTTTACCGAGAACAGGATGCGCTTATTAGGTTTTTGTCTGAGTGATAAAATGAAGGTTTTCCCTGAATATCAAACAGCATATATTAGCTTAACTAAAGAAGACCTGGAAAAATATAACTATCAGACTGGCGATTCAGAAGGTGTTGTAAATTATGCATTGTCGATAAAAGGTATTGAAATGGCAGTGTTTTTTATTGAACGAAATGAAAATATAAAGATTTCTTTTCGTTCCAAAGGCAAAGTAGATGTTAATGAAATTGCCCGGAAATATTACGATGGTGGCGGGCATCATAATGCTTCAGGAGGATATAGTTATACAAGTATACCGGAAACTTTGGATAATTTTGAAAAACTATTACCGGTGATAATAAAAAAATAA
- the ndk gene encoding nucleoside-diphosphate kinase: protein MAGNKTFTIIKPFAVRHGYIGPILAKINDAGFRISAMKFIHLRIEEAKAFYAVHKERPFFEPLVSFMASGPIVVAILEKENAVEDYRKLIGATNPAEAAEGTIRKLFGTNLQANAVHGSDCDENAINECNFFFSQRERF, encoded by the coding sequence ATGGCAGGAAATAAGACTTTTACAATCATTAAGCCATTTGCTGTAAGACATGGTTACATCGGTCCTATACTCGCAAAAATTAACGATGCAGGCTTTCGTATATCTGCAATGAAATTTATACATCTACGTATAGAAGAAGCCAAAGCATTTTATGCAGTTCATAAAGAAAGACCTTTCTTTGAACCATTAGTTTCTTTTATGGCCTCAGGTCCTATTGTTGTAGCTATTCTTGAAAAAGAAAATGCAGTAGAAGATTACAGAAAATTAATTGGAGCTACCAACCCTGCTGAAGCAGCCGAAGGAACAATAAGAAAACTTTTTGGTACCAATTTACAGGCTAATGCTGTTCATGGTTCTGACTGCGATGAAAATGCTATTAATGAATGTAATTTCTTTTTCTCTCAAAGAGAAAGGTTTTAA
- a CDS encoding helix-turn-helix transcriptional regulator, with product MNERIQLILKTKNISASKFADEIGVQRSSISHIISGRNNPSLDFIQKIIKRFPDINYDWLIFGKGSIYKEQDLFSDIDDKNGKTKVNEQIINPESDIFTEINEHTSEIQDDNAIVNENDISDKKPEPVKKVKQVSEILRETKKPSVETKALPRKIERIIIFYSDKTCAEYKLE from the coding sequence ATGAATGAACGTATACAATTAATATTAAAGACAAAAAATATTTCAGCTTCAAAATTTGCTGATGAAATTGGTGTGCAACGCTCAAGTATTTCTCATATTATTTCCGGAAGAAATAACCCGAGTCTTGATTTTATCCAAAAAATAATAAAACGATTTCCTGATATTAATTACGATTGGTTAATATTTGGTAAAGGAAGTATTTATAAAGAACAGGACTTGTTTAGCGATATTGATGATAAAAACGGAAAAACTAAAGTAAATGAGCAAATAATCAATCCTGAAAGCGATATATTTACTGAAATTAATGAACATACTTCTGAAATTCAAGATGATAATGCTATAGTTAATGAAAATGATATTTCTGATAAAAAACCTGAACCAGTGAAAAAAGTAAAACAGGTATCAGAAATATTAAGAGAAACCAAAAAACCTTCAGTAGAAACAAAAGCCTTACCACGTAAAATAGAGAGAATAATTATATTTTATTCCGACAAAACCTGTGCTGAATACAAACTGGAGTAA